The Solibacillus sp. FSL W7-1436 genome window below encodes:
- a CDS encoding nitric oxide synthase oxygenase has product MATTTTVLHERIDFLTLYKKETNKTEEWLKKRLEEAQLPDFTLTSDELTHGARVAWRNSNKCIGRLFWNSLTVFDERHLLSEQDIYKALINHIDFATNNGKIRPAITLFEPERVRIWNHQLIRYAGYETDDGIIGDSDSLEFTKICERLSWEGARTNYDVLPLVIQVEDREPMIFDIPKEHVLEVAITHPEYDFSPLNMKWYAVPIISSMRFNIAGTDFPAAPFNGWYMGTEIGARNLADTYRYNFLPKVAETMGLDTSMNASLWKDRALVELNVAVLHSYKKAGISIVDHHTAAQQFQLFQKQENKSDRDVTGNWVWLVPPLSPATTDLYHEPIANKIKKPNYLYQQQPY; this is encoded by the coding sequence ATGGCAACAACGACTACTGTATTGCATGAACGGATAGATTTCCTTACTTTATATAAAAAAGAAACAAACAAGACAGAAGAGTGGCTGAAAAAGCGGCTGGAAGAGGCTCAGCTTCCGGATTTCACCTTAACGTCAGATGAGCTTACACATGGGGCGCGGGTTGCATGGCGCAACAGCAATAAATGCATCGGACGACTGTTTTGGAATAGCCTGACCGTGTTTGATGAGCGCCATTTACTTAGTGAACAGGATATTTATAAAGCGCTAATCAACCATATTGATTTTGCTACCAACAACGGGAAAATCAGACCGGCCATTACACTGTTTGAACCGGAGCGTGTACGCATTTGGAACCATCAGCTAATCCGCTATGCCGGATATGAAACAGATGATGGGATTATTGGTGATTCCGATTCGCTCGAGTTCACGAAAATATGTGAAAGGCTCAGCTGGGAAGGTGCACGTACAAACTATGATGTTTTACCGCTTGTAATTCAAGTGGAAGACCGGGAGCCGATGATATTTGACATTCCGAAAGAGCATGTACTGGAAGTGGCGATTACCCATCCGGAGTATGATTTTTCGCCGTTGAATATGAAATGGTATGCGGTTCCGATTATTTCAAGTATGCGTTTTAATATTGCAGGAACTGATTTTCCGGCAGCACCGTTTAACGGTTGGTATATGGGAACAGAAATCGGGGCGCGCAACTTGGCGGATACGTACCGCTATAATTTCCTGCCGAAAGTGGCCGAAACAATGGGACTGGACACTTCGATGAATGCGTCGCTTTGGAAGGACCGTGCACTTGTCGAACTGAATGTTGCGGTTCTTCATTCATATAAAAAAGCGGGCATTAGTATTGTCGATCATCATACAGCCGCCCAGCAGTTTCAGCTGTTTCAAAAGCAGGAAAATAAGAGCGACCGGGATGTAACGGGAAATTGGGTATGGTTAGTACCGCCATTGTCTCCTGCAACGACGGATCTGTATCATGAACCGATTGCCAACAAGATCAAAAAACCAAACTACCTATACCAGCAGCAGCCATATTAA
- a CDS encoding nucleobase:cation symporter-2 family protein, translating to MNNTKATMLGIQHLLAMYAGAILVPLIIGGALGFSSAQMTYLVAIDIFMCGVATLFQVWKGKVIGIGLPVVLGCTFTAVSPIIAIGSGGGLGDVYGAIIASGIIIVLIGGLFGKLIKFFPPVVTGSVVTIIGISLIPVAINNMAGGQGAADFASGSNVALAFITLLIILVIYRFTVGFVRAIAILLGMVSGTVIGIFMGKVDFAPVVEASWLHIMQPFYLATPTFNASAILTMTLVAMVSLVESTGVYYALSDITKKDLTSKDLSKGYRAEGLASIIGGIFNAFPYTTFSQNVGLIQMSGVRDRKVIFITGGMLVALGFLPKLAALTTIIPTPVLGAAMLAMFGMVITQGVRMLAPEIAKSMENAMVAALGVGLGIGVATVPGIFENLPSWMSILTSNGIVAGSVTAIFLNVLFNMVGTKRVDPMHVME from the coding sequence ATGAATAACACGAAAGCAACAATGCTCGGGATTCAGCATTTGTTGGCAATGTATGCAGGAGCCATTTTAGTACCGTTAATTATCGGTGGGGCATTAGGGTTCAGTTCAGCACAAATGACGTATTTAGTAGCGATTGATATTTTCATGTGCGGGGTGGCAACACTGTTCCAAGTATGGAAGGGGAAAGTGATCGGCATTGGGTTACCGGTTGTACTGGGCTGTACATTTACAGCGGTAAGTCCGATTATCGCAATCGGTTCTGGCGGCGGCTTAGGTGATGTTTACGGCGCGATAATTGCTTCAGGTATTATCATTGTATTAATCGGAGGCCTTTTCGGGAAATTGATTAAATTCTTCCCGCCTGTTGTAACAGGTTCGGTCGTAACGATTATCGGAATCAGCTTAATTCCGGTAGCTATTAACAATATGGCTGGTGGACAAGGGGCAGCAGACTTTGCATCAGGTTCAAATGTGGCACTAGCGTTTATTACATTATTAATTATTTTAGTAATTTACCGCTTCACAGTTGGCTTCGTTCGTGCGATTGCAATTTTACTAGGTATGGTGTCAGGAACAGTAATCGGTATTTTCATGGGCAAAGTTGATTTTGCCCCGGTTGTTGAAGCATCTTGGCTGCACATTATGCAACCATTCTACTTAGCAACACCGACATTCAATGCTTCTGCTATTTTAACGATGACATTGGTGGCGATGGTATCACTAGTTGAATCAACAGGTGTTTACTATGCATTAAGTGATATTACAAAAAAAGATTTAACTTCAAAAGATTTATCTAAAGGGTACCGTGCAGAAGGACTAGCATCGATTATCGGTGGTATTTTCAACGCATTCCCGTATACAACATTCTCGCAAAACGTAGGACTGATCCAAATGTCAGGCGTACGCGACCGCAAAGTAATCTTCATTACAGGCGGTATGCTGGTAGCACTTGGATTCCTGCCAAAATTAGCAGCATTAACTACTATTATCCCAACACCAGTACTTGGTGCAGCGATGTTGGCAATGTTCGGTATGGTTATTACACAAGGTGTTAGAATGCTAGCACCAGAAATCGCAAAATCAATGGAAAACGCAATGGTCGCAGCACTAGGCGTCGGTCTAGGAATCGGCGTTGCAACAGTACCAGGCATTTTCGAAAACCTTCCGTCATGGATGTCGATTTTGACTTCTAATGGGATTGTTGCGGGATCTGTAACGGCGATATTCTTGAATGTGTTGTTTAATATGGTCGGGACGAAGCGTGTTGATCCGATGCATGTGATGGAGTAG
- a CDS encoding restriction endonuclease → MRKKRRRNKKRLPVIPLFFIASAGAAGFYVMRTAEGIGIGIVAYFVLYIAFKIWLRSLKTRKLRKSGIREVDKMTGEDFERFLGELFKRRGFKVSYTATSGDYGADLILKDGKDIIAVQAKRYSGTVGVKAVQEIIGAVKMYEATEAWVVTNSHFTRQAEKLADINDVYLIDREELIQIILNKR, encoded by the coding sequence TTGCGTAAAAAGAGAAGACGAAATAAAAAACGCCTGCCGGTCATCCCGCTATTTTTCATCGCATCGGCTGGTGCAGCTGGTTTTTATGTAATGCGAACGGCTGAAGGCATCGGTATTGGAATTGTCGCTTATTTCGTACTATATATCGCGTTTAAAATTTGGCTAAGATCGCTGAAGACGAGGAAGTTACGAAAGTCCGGCATTCGCGAAGTCGATAAAATGACCGGTGAGGATTTCGAGAGATTTTTAGGGGAGTTATTTAAACGACGCGGTTTTAAAGTGAGCTATACTGCAACGAGCGGTGACTACGGTGCCGACCTTATTTTGAAGGACGGTAAAGATATTATTGCAGTGCAGGCAAAACGCTATTCCGGTACGGTTGGTGTAAAAGCGGTACAGGAAATTATCGGTGCGGTGAAGATGTATGAGGCAACTGAAGCATGGGTTGTCACAAACAGTCATTTTACACGCCAGGCCGAAAAACTTGCCGACATCAATGACGTTTATCTGATCGATCGTGAGGAATTGATTCAGATTATCTTGAACAAAAGATAA
- a CDS encoding DUF7305 domain-containing protein, with translation MKYLNTKGNTLLLTILTIVLLSVIALGLFTITTNSNKTTVNERFDQSIYYIAEAGINLEKVKISKTLKTIHSTTISQMNALTYEEQQRILTVYDSFDSYYNSIIKSSFCTEYNKEIQKQKCSYINNDIYYENTYDKFSQQFKEQPVAKTTIKGICKSVAKTISCEFTINSKGFLVNAPSKKRTLEQTILVDLNAPPPVGGGNGNGGNPSPPSLQIKDMTVVTSSNITLTRGAIIYGDVASGGIVKLDEGASITGNIAVTPISVNLNDYLPPFPSIDFNNVTNLVLPNTEVIKDNSNKTDIIKDGNFLATNWMTDKYELNLNKDTYFKSFKVRENNTITLNIGNKDINLYIDKLDITQGHIKIIGSGKLNIFVKDSIDIKGSFNNNGKPGQVNFYYQGTSAVTFSNETSLFGSFYTKTTDLTLTGGAALKGNIYSGGGNISISGGVPTNGQYIIAPHAKINLTQGGNITGTVLAKTIYADGGVSINYGDSIIPIPVTPNNPIQYQPAVDLLTESPMYEI, from the coding sequence ATGAAGTATTTGAATACTAAAGGCAATACTTTACTTTTAACAATCTTAACTATTGTACTCCTATCTGTTATTGCTCTAGGGCTCTTTACAATTACCACCAATTCTAATAAAACAACAGTTAATGAACGTTTTGATCAATCAATTTATTATATTGCCGAGGCAGGGATCAATTTAGAGAAAGTAAAAATCTCTAAGACCTTGAAAACTATTCACTCAACTACTATTTCACAAATGAATGCTTTAACTTATGAAGAACAACAGCGTATTTTAACTGTATATGACAGCTTTGATAGTTATTATAACTCAATTATCAAATCTAGTTTTTGTACTGAATATAATAAAGAAATTCAAAAACAAAAATGCAGCTATATTAATAATGATATTTATTATGAAAATACTTACGATAAATTTTCACAGCAGTTTAAAGAGCAACCGGTTGCTAAGACAACAATAAAGGGGATTTGTAAATCTGTTGCTAAAACCATTAGTTGTGAATTTACAATCAACTCTAAAGGTTTTTTAGTAAATGCTCCTTCTAAGAAACGTACACTCGAACAAACAATTTTAGTTGATCTTAACGCTCCCCCGCCTGTAGGAGGGGGAAATGGTAACGGGGGAAACCCATCACCACCTAGTTTACAGATTAAAGATATGACGGTAGTAACAAGCAGCAACATAACATTAACTCGGGGAGCCATAATATACGGAGATGTTGCCAGTGGTGGCATAGTAAAATTGGATGAAGGGGCTTCTATCACTGGTAACATCGCCGTAACTCCTATTTCAGTTAACCTTAATGACTATTTACCACCATTCCCTTCAATAGATTTTAATAATGTGACTAATCTTGTTTTACCTAATACCGAAGTCATAAAAGATAATTCCAATAAAACTGACATTATTAAAGATGGCAATTTTTTAGCAACAAACTGGATGACGGATAAATATGAATTAAACTTAAATAAAGATACTTATTTTAAGAGCTTTAAAGTAAGAGAAAACAATACGATTACATTAAATATCGGTAATAAAGATATTAATTTATATATAGATAAACTAGATATTACCCAAGGACATATCAAAATTATAGGTTCGGGTAAGCTAAATATTTTCGTGAAAGATTCTATCGATATTAAAGGCTCTTTCAATAATAATGGAAAACCTGGTCAGGTAAACTTTTATTATCAGGGAACATCAGCAGTAACGTTTTCAAACGAAACTTCCCTCTTCGGTTCCTTTTATACAAAAACAACCGATTTAACACTTACTGGAGGAGCAGCTTTAAAAGGAAATATTTATTCTGGCGGGGGAAATATCTCTATTTCTGGGGGTGTCCCAACGAATGGTCAGTATATTATTGCTCCCCATGCAAAGATTAACCTTACACAAGGTGGAAATATTACCGGCACTGTACTTGCCAAAACAATTTACGCAGATGGAGGTGTATCGATTAATTATGGAGACAGTATCATCCCAATTCCAGTCACGCCTAATAATCCTATACAATATCAGCCAGCTGTTGATTTACTAACAGAATCTCCTATGTATGAAATCTAA
- a CDS encoding xanthine phosphoribosyltransferase: MKLLKEKIEKEGQVLSDTVLKVDSFLNHQIDALLMKEIGDEFAKRFSDQIITKVLTIESSGIAPSTFLGLTLGAPVVFARKRKSLTLTDNLYTSKVHSFTKNETNEISVSNKFITADDNVVIIDDFLANGEALKGLIDIANQAGATIVGAGIVIEKGFQEGGKMLREQGLRIESLANIKSLANGKVEFYD; encoded by the coding sequence ATGAAGCTTTTAAAGGAAAAAATAGAAAAAGAGGGCCAAGTGCTTTCAGATACAGTGTTAAAGGTAGATTCATTTTTAAATCATCAGATTGACGCATTATTAATGAAAGAAATCGGCGACGAATTTGCGAAGCGTTTTTCGGACCAGATCATTACAAAAGTATTGACGATCGAATCATCCGGTATTGCACCTTCCACTTTTTTAGGCCTGACACTTGGTGCACCAGTTGTCTTTGCCCGTAAACGCAAATCACTGACATTAACGGACAACCTGTACACATCAAAAGTACATTCATTCACAAAAAACGAGACAAACGAAATTTCCGTATCAAATAAGTTTATTACGGCGGATGATAATGTCGTGATCATTGACGACTTTTTAGCGAATGGTGAAGCGTTAAAAGGCTTAATCGACATTGCGAACCAGGCAGGTGCAACAATTGTCGGAGCAGGCATTGTCATTGAAAAAGGTTTCCAAGAGGGCGGAAAAATGTTACGCGAGCAAGGACTGCGCATCGAATCATTGGCAAATATTAAATCATTGGCAAACGGCAAAGTAGAATTTTACGATTAA
- a CDS encoding quinone oxidoreductase family protein, with the protein MKSVRQYKPGAADVLILEDAEIPVIQQGEVLIQGLYTSVNYADIKTRIGNKGQSTFPITLGLDIVGHVIESKCAAFQKGDYVFAFPKEGSYQQVVAAKETLTFKIPEAIDPLQAAALPTVTILSEILLNQIGEVQKEDTIVVHSAAGGVGTMLVKLAKYYGVSKIIGTVGDLSKKDYVLSIGADDVFTYDSFVEGVKQHTNDKGAQVIFDSVAGDVTKASLECLANFGTLVQFGNSSGKAGVISTSDVHNSCRNIKGFSLGTTRKEAPARLAPVVERIIPLFEKGQLSVPIARVFDLEEVREAHRLIESRKHQGKVLIRLL; encoded by the coding sequence ATGAAAAGTGTGCGTCAATACAAACCAGGAGCGGCAGATGTTTTAATTTTGGAAGATGCGGAGATACCGGTAATTCAACAGGGAGAAGTATTAATACAGGGGCTATATACGAGCGTAAATTATGCTGATATTAAAACTCGAATAGGTAATAAAGGTCAAAGTACATTTCCTATCACATTAGGCTTAGATATTGTAGGGCACGTTATCGAAAGTAAATGTGCGGCATTTCAAAAAGGAGATTATGTTTTCGCATTCCCTAAAGAGGGTTCTTATCAGCAAGTAGTAGCGGCGAAAGAAACGTTAACCTTTAAAATTCCCGAAGCAATCGACCCATTACAAGCTGCTGCTCTACCAACAGTGACTATTTTATCTGAGATTTTACTTAATCAGATTGGTGAAGTACAAAAGGAAGATACAATTGTCGTGCACAGCGCGGCTGGTGGAGTGGGGACAATGCTTGTTAAGTTGGCAAAATATTATGGGGTCTCGAAAATTATTGGAACTGTTGGTGATTTGAGTAAAAAAGATTATGTTCTAAGCATAGGTGCTGATGATGTGTTTACTTATGACAGCTTTGTAGAAGGTGTTAAGCAACATACTAATGATAAAGGGGCACAAGTGATTTTTGACTCAGTCGCTGGTGATGTGACAAAGGCAAGTCTTGAATGCTTAGCTAATTTTGGCACATTAGTTCAGTTTGGAAATAGCAGCGGAAAGGCTGGCGTAATATCAACAAGCGATGTGCATAATAGCTGCCGAAACATAAAAGGTTTCAGCTTAGGTACAACTCGTAAGGAAGCCCCGGCTCGATTAGCTCCTGTAGTTGAGCGAATCATTCCATTGTTTGAAAAAGGGCAATTAAGCGTTCCGATTGCACGAGTATTCGATTTAGAGGAAGTCCGGGAAGCACATCGTCTAATTGAAAGCAGAAAGCATCAAGGGAAGGTTTTAATTCGTCTTTTATAA
- a CDS encoding type IV pilus modification PilV family protein: MKFLRQDNGISLVEVVASIVLVTIILISFFSLLLQTKKTNVQSETIHEAVYLAQTEMERIYIFSTSPNSLSKLTNTPLAIDAVTYQLKKPMVHVNTCSKKLPDDPTAYEKVYSYTRDSDRNDTQKQYTINLTISTLCHYTNTANVAIEILEKPSNIIKANIENIYIWR, from the coding sequence ATGAAATTTTTACGGCAAGACAACGGAATATCTCTAGTAGAAGTAGTAGCTTCTATTGTATTAGTTACAATTATTTTAATTTCATTTTTCAGCCTACTTTTACAAACAAAAAAAACAAATGTTCAGTCAGAGACTATACACGAGGCAGTTTATTTAGCTCAAACAGAAATGGAAAGGATTTATATTTTTTCAACCTCTCCTAATTCTTTGTCAAAGCTAACTAATACACCACTAGCTATAGATGCTGTTACTTATCAATTAAAGAAACCCATGGTGCACGTTAACACTTGTTCCAAAAAATTACCGGATGATCCGACTGCTTATGAAAAAGTTTATTCATATACTCGAGATTCAGATCGGAATGACACTCAAAAGCAATATACAATAAACTTAACAATTTCTACGCTCTGTCATTATACTAATACAGCAAATGTTGCTATTGAAATTTTAGAAAAGCCATCCAACATTATAAAAGCAAATATTGAAAATATTTATATTTGGCGATAA
- a CDS encoding CynX/NimT family MFS transporter: MDAEQLNQNSKKILSNRTLIYFMVAVFLFATTLRTPITLIGPIISFIRDDLGISNFLAGFLTTIPLIAFAVVSPFAPRIARKFGMEWTLFYSVILLCVGIVLRSLGATSLLVLGTILIGVAIAFGNVLIPSFFKWKFPLHIGLLTGIYSVSMNISSGLAAGFSYPIAASAGWQIAAGITIILGILTMLIWLPILRQEKVELNMPSSQTKKTQMWKSPLAWAVAGAMGFQSFIFYCSSAWIPEIFISQGLDATASGWMVSVMQFSQIPMTFIIPIIAGKIASQRPIVVFFTICYLVGFTGVLMEWTSLAVVWMILLGFAGGASFGLVLMLFSLRTKTAYDAAELSGFAQSIGYFVAAIGPVLFGYVHDLTDSWSIPILLFILISVLLLFASYMSSNNRMV; this comes from the coding sequence ATGGACGCAGAACAATTAAATCAAAATAGCAAAAAAATACTATCCAACAGAACACTCATCTATTTTATGGTTGCCGTATTTTTATTTGCGACAACATTACGTACACCGATTACGTTAATCGGTCCAATTATTTCATTTATTCGTGACGACCTTGGAATATCGAACTTTCTTGCGGGCTTCTTAACGACTATCCCTTTAATTGCCTTTGCGGTCGTTTCACCATTTGCACCACGAATTGCGCGTAAGTTTGGGATGGAATGGACCTTATTTTATTCCGTCATTCTGCTATGTGTAGGGATCGTATTGCGTTCACTTGGGGCAACATCCTTACTCGTTTTAGGAACAATATTAATCGGGGTCGCCATTGCATTTGGTAATGTCCTTATCCCTAGTTTTTTTAAATGGAAATTCCCATTACATATCGGTTTATTGACAGGGATTTATTCCGTATCAATGAACATTTCTTCCGGACTTGCTGCAGGCTTTAGTTATCCGATTGCTGCAAGTGCAGGCTGGCAAATCGCAGCTGGTATTACGATTATTTTAGGTATTCTTACAATGCTGATTTGGCTGCCGATTTTGCGTCAGGAAAAGGTCGAATTAAATATGCCCTCTTCGCAAACAAAGAAAACGCAGATGTGGAAATCCCCGCTTGCCTGGGCAGTCGCTGGAGCAATGGGCTTTCAATCATTTATATTTTACTGCTCGTCTGCGTGGATACCGGAAATTTTTATTAGCCAAGGCCTTGATGCTACAGCGTCCGGCTGGATGGTTTCCGTTATGCAGTTTTCGCAAATTCCGATGACATTTATTATCCCGATTATCGCCGGTAAAATTGCTTCACAACGTCCAATCGTCGTTTTCTTTACGATATGTTACTTAGTCGGTTTTACTGGTGTGTTGATGGAATGGACAAGCCTAGCAGTCGTATGGATGATCTTATTAGGCTTTGCAGGCGGGGCTTCGTTTGGTTTAGTACTGATGCTGTTTTCATTGCGTACAAAGACAGCGTATGATGCGGCTGAACTTTCCGGCTTCGCACAGTCAATCGGTTATTTCGTTGCCGCAATCGGACCGGTTCTGTTCGGATACGTCCATGACTTGACGGACAGCTGGTCAATTCCGATTTTGCTGTTTATCCTGATTTCTGTGCTGTTACTTTTCGCTTCCTATATGAGCTCAAACAATCGTATGGTATAA
- a CDS encoding amino acid permease → MSEIKIDQLDNKNGLKKSLKSRHVTMISLGGTIGTGLFLASGGAIAQAGPGGALLAYALIGVMVYFLMTSLGEMAAYMPTSGSFSTYATKFVDPALGFALGWNYWYNWAITIAAEIAAVSLIMKYWFPDSSSILWTILFIVVVLSFNLASVKAFGEAEYWFAMIKVATVIVFIIVSFLMIFGILGGNDPVGFTNFVKDDAPFNGGFLALFGIFLAAGFSFQGTEMLGVTAGETDDPGKNIPKAVRSVFWRILLFYIFAIGAIGLLIPYTDSRLLSEDIATSPFTLVFENLGVAFAASVMNAIILTAMLSAGNSGLYAASRMLYQLAVEGKAPKLFMKVTSRGIPMYALLATLAVGSLAFLASFFGDGVVYIWLLNASGMSGFIAWLGIAISHYRFRRAYVAQGHSLSDLPYVSKFFPFGPLFAFALCMIVVLGQNYMAFMGGTIDWYGVVVSYIGLPLFAALWFGYKFKHKTKIVPLKDCDLSNN, encoded by the coding sequence ATGAGTGAGATTAAAATAGATCAGCTCGATAATAAAAACGGGTTGAAAAAGAGTTTGAAAAGTCGCCATGTAACGATGATTTCACTTGGCGGAACAATCGGTACAGGTTTATTCTTAGCATCAGGTGGTGCGATTGCACAGGCAGGTCCTGGCGGGGCATTGCTCGCATATGCACTGATCGGCGTTATGGTGTATTTCCTAATGACATCATTAGGGGAAATGGCTGCCTATATGCCAACATCCGGTTCGTTTAGTACGTATGCAACAAAATTTGTGGATCCGGCACTAGGCTTTGCGCTTGGCTGGAACTATTGGTACAACTGGGCAATTACAATTGCAGCAGAAATTGCGGCTGTTTCGTTAATTATGAAATACTGGTTCCCGGACAGTTCTTCAATTTTATGGACAATTTTATTTATTGTAGTCGTTTTATCATTTAACTTAGCATCTGTAAAAGCTTTCGGTGAAGCGGAATACTGGTTTGCGATGATTAAAGTCGCGACAGTAATTGTCTTCATCATTGTCAGCTTCTTAATGATTTTCGGAATTTTAGGCGGGAACGATCCGGTCGGCTTCACAAACTTCGTTAAAGACGACGCACCTTTTAATGGCGGTTTCCTGGCATTGTTCGGTATTTTCCTTGCAGCCGGTTTCTCATTCCAAGGTACGGAAATGCTTGGGGTAACGGCAGGGGAAACAGATGACCCGGGCAAAAATATTCCAAAAGCTGTACGTTCAGTATTCTGGCGTATTTTACTGTTCTACATTTTCGCAATTGGTGCAATCGGATTGCTTATTCCGTATACGGATTCACGTCTCCTTTCAGAAGATATTGCGACAAGTCCATTTACATTAGTATTTGAGAACTTAGGTGTAGCGTTTGCGGCATCTGTTATGAACGCGATCATTTTAACGGCGATGTTATCTGCAGGGAACTCAGGTTTATATGCAGCAAGTCGTATGCTTTACCAGTTAGCGGTAGAAGGAAAAGCACCGAAACTGTTCATGAAAGTAACTTCACGCGGTATTCCGATGTATGCATTATTAGCAACATTGGCAGTAGGTTCATTAGCATTCCTCGCATCATTTTTCGGTGACGGAGTAGTGTACATCTGGCTATTAAATGCTTCTGGTATGTCCGGCTTCATCGCCTGGCTCGGTATTGCGATCAGTCATTACCGATTCCGTCGTGCCTATGTCGCACAAGGACATTCACTGAGCGATTTACCGTATGTATCAAAATTCTTCCCATTCGGTCCGCTATTTGCGTTTGCCCTATGTATGATTGTCGTACTAGGTCAAAACTATATGGCCTTCATGGGCGGAACGATTGACTGGTACGGTGTTGTCGTTTCATATATCGGCTTACCACTGTTTGCGGCTTTATGGTTTGGCTACAAATTTAAACACAAAACGAAAATCGTTCCTTTAAAGGACTGCGATTTATCGAATAATTAA
- a CDS encoding type II secretion system protein codes for MKRYFKNYIGFTLVETLAAIVIFSIVMILVFSTLNSSVEQNKEQTAEAFQINDAAFMLKQITKDIRKSYKINPSKNPYLFMDENDNLLFNYTYNSETKTLSRNDVIIVNNIEDFNMSWNEHTVSIYFTLNNQDYTTTIAFRKGDK; via the coding sequence ATGAAAAGATACTTTAAAAATTATATCGGCTTTACATTGGTAGAAACTTTAGCTGCTATTGTTATATTTTCTATTGTGATGATATTAGTCTTTAGTACCTTAAATTCATCTGTCGAACAAAATAAGGAGCAGACTGCTGAAGCTTTTCAAATTAATGATGCTGCCTTTATGCTTAAACAAATTACCAAGGATATCAGAAAAAGTTATAAAATTAATCCTTCCAAAAATCCATATCTCTTTATGGATGAAAATGATAACTTACTTTTTAATTACACTTACAATTCGGAAACTAAGACATTGTCACGTAATGATGTCATTATTGTAAATAATATTGAAGATTTTAATATGAGTTGGAATGAACATACGGTTTCAATATATTTTACTTTAAATAATCAGGACTACACTACAACAATAGCATTTAGAAAAGGAGACAAATAA
- a CDS encoding RNA 2'-phosphotransferase, with product MPISKGFYKKVYPWLIGEESNDVLYRPFLTKGNPYKSRIFLVSSYAVPLFKVEDRSEQIFAESLINRELFHDLYLREIKGAPREFKGSLQFENWLEKQHQETLIYTSLNTYQLESAVEAKAAKKENTANFERGNLIFKEVLDEFQPEIIILQGTAAYEQFKARYADRLIIFNEDVTKVQLLEQTGPFAEMVYEDGKKVSIFVTRSMSYFGADVSKFEQFKENLAKILENNA from the coding sequence ATGCCTATTTCAAAAGGTTTCTATAAAAAAGTATACCCATGGTTAATAGGAGAAGAGAGCAATGATGTGTTGTACCGACCGTTCCTCACAAAGGGAAACCCGTATAAATCACGCATTTTCCTAGTAAGTTCATATGCGGTGCCATTATTTAAAGTGGAAGACCGAAGCGAACAGATTTTTGCGGAGTCGTTAATAAACAGAGAGCTTTTCCATGACCTTTATTTAAGGGAAATTAAAGGGGCCCCCCGGGAATTCAAAGGCTCATTGCAGTTTGAAAACTGGCTGGAAAAACAGCACCAGGAAACGCTCATTTATACATCGTTAAATACGTACCAGCTGGAATCGGCGGTTGAAGCGAAAGCAGCTAAAAAAGAGAATACAGCCAATTTTGAGCGGGGAAATCTCATTTTTAAAGAAGTACTGGACGAGTTTCAGCCGGAAATTATTATTTTGCAGGGGACTGCCGCATATGAGCAATTTAAAGCGCGGTATGCTGATCGGTTAATCATTTTTAATGAAGATGTGACAAAAGTTCAATTACTGGAACAGACCGGCCCATTCGCGGAGATGGTTTATGAAGATGGCAAAAAAGTGTCGATTTTCGTTACCCGCAGCATGAGCTACTTCGGTGCGGACGTTTCGAAGTTCGAACAATTTAAAGAGAATTTAGCTAAAATCTTAGAAAATAATGCCTAA